Proteins co-encoded in one Nicotiana sylvestris chromosome 7, ASM39365v2, whole genome shotgun sequence genomic window:
- the LOC138873157 gene encoding uncharacterized protein, which produces MKETRLAIPKKRKIHISEASSVKGKEVEASKSSDKVEEKVIQRIFVLLENNDTNMYMYSDPIFVPHISVYTNTDIVSELKENLTPEQYKQLGNTCFGNFLQMKRYEVQHQLFRCFMTLQLEGTPNNVFAKHVNGTSLHFTLREFALVTGLKCVGNDADFEFSEKVPNRLIETYFAGANLVKKKHLMKCFADKNWGPDNDGDALKIALLYFIQTFIFSSEKNSTTIPRLHFDLVESGRNSEYNWGLKAFETLTKSISKKTDAQKKYYRIVGMPLAMQVWFYECCSDVDPKIALRVDNVVPRILNWRTTGNQPNFAYLMNDMFNDKANMKYTIAYRCCIHLHTNAYRCCIQDTTYIFIQMHITIYNNIQMHTDTTCKCIQDTTYICIQMHTTIVYKDIHPTDIELAVIQIPPVGVDVENNPTPAHSDKSGEDSDDFSPTPDLQCKKKHVASIGPSSSPPHKKCKEHERHLSNTEYQSKIPSLADSKNDEVSSLRKDLNSFKEYVVGEFKSLRTLINDNFKMLSDHLQHNQQNEVLNAQYVESRVEGNTTLEVSCNIPPTGQEGVSTEFYVSQFELDDKFLSSQIPETRIVIHNIAKKVESTPVPSHRNRRPSRWYSSPYESNFDSAVSAVIPTHIDVIFYYLRKKGKYTQTSNFKYTTVDCIFKIRIAEIFDRYADTDSNANVAKEEYVVCEYIRGYRLLANIPWHIVDNVLIPVNLKDKLHWVLVVVSFKERCIKVYDSYRYAGHDVYVASEIDNLAKLVPLHLSISGFYRDSQGIDWSTYSAYTDKSHTDPFEVFFISDLPQQKAGSMDCGVYVAAYAEFLSTLGEIPQTTFDSNQLRQRYGALIWDYAMRKIDADAIRDNEAPSKIARQITKSDSKLQIVLE; this is translated from the exons ATGAAGGAAACAAGACTTGCCATTCCGAAAAAGAGGAAAATCCATATCTCTGAAGCTTCATCTGTCAAGGGGAAGGAGGTTGAAGCAAGTAAAAGCTCAGATAAAGTCGAAGAAAAG GTTATTCAACGTATTTTTGTACTTTTAGAAAATAATGATACAAATATGTATATGTATTCTGAT CCAATATTTGTACCGCATATCAGTGTATATACTAACACTGACATAGTCTCCGAGCTAAAGGAGAACCTTACTCCAGAGCAATACAAACAACTGGGTAATACTTGTTTTGGAAATTTCCTTCAAATGAAGCGTTATGAAGTCCAACATCAACTCTTCAGATGCTTCATGACTCTCCAGTTAGAAGGAACTCCTAACAATGTATTTGCAAAACACGTCAATGGTACTTCATTACATTTCACATTAAGGGAGTTTGCACTTGTGACTGGCCTCAAATGTGTTGGTAATGATGCTGATTTTGAGTTTAGTGAAAAGGTTCCTAACCGGCTTATTGAGACTTACTTTGCAGGTGCTAATCTTGTCAAGAAGAAACATTTGATGAAATGCTTTGCTGACAAGAACTGGGGTCCCGACAATGATGGAGATGCCTTGAAGATAGCTTTGTTGTATTTCATACAAACCTTCATTTTTTCATCCGAGAAGAACAGCACAACCATACCAAGGCTACATTTTGACTTGGTAGAGAGTGGACGCAATTCTGAATATAATTGGGGTTTAAAAGCATTTGAAACGCTGACAAAATCGATTAGCAAGAAGACGGATGCTCAGAAGAAGTATTACAGGATAGTTGGGATGCCCCTAGCTATGCAAGTGTGGTTTTATGAGTGTTGTTCAGATGTTGATCCCAAAATTGCACTCCGAGTTGATAATGTGGTCCCCAGAATACTCAATTGGAGAACCACCGGAAATCAGCCAAACTTTGCTTATCTGATGAACGACATGTTCAACGACAAGGCAAACATG AAGTATACAATTGCATACAGATGTTGCATACACTTGCATACAAATGCATACAGATGTTGCATACAGGATACTACATACATTTTCATTCAGATGCATATAACAATATACAATAACATTCAGATGCATACAGATACTACATGCAAATGCATACAGGATACTACATACATTTGCATTCAGATGCATACAACA ATTGTTTACAAGGACATCCATCCAACCGATATAGAGCTTGCCGTTATTCAGATTCCTCCTGTAGGCGTTGATGTTGAGAACAATCCTACTCCTGCTCATTCAGACAAGTCGGGAGAGGATTCAGATGACTTTTCTCCTACACCTGATCTTCAATGTAAGAAGAAACATGTTGCAAGTATTGGTCCATCTTCATCACCGCCCCATAAAAAATGCAAGGAACACGAAAGGCATCTCTCAAATACAGAGTATCAATCCAAGATTCCTTCT CTGGCAGATTCCAAAAATgatgaagtatcttctttgaggAAAGACCTAAATTCATTCAAAGAATAC GTTGTGGGCGAGTTCAAGTCTCTAAGAACATTGATAAATGATAACTTTAAGATGCTTTCTGACCATCTTCAACACAATCAACAAAATGAAG TGCTTAATGCTCAATATGTGGAGTCAAGAGTTGAGGGGAATACTACATTAGAGGTGTCATGCAACATACCACCTACAGGTCAAGAGGGTGTATCTACAGAATTCTATGTATCTCAATTTGAGTTGGACGACAAGTTTCTTTCCAGTCAAATTCCAGAAACTAGAATTGTGATACACAACATTGCAAAAAAAGTTGAATCAACCCCAGTACCATCTCATAGGAATCGGCGACCAAGTAGATGGTATTCTTCGCCTTATGAGTCTAACTTCGACTCTGCAG TTTCTGCTGTAATACCTACT CATATTGACGTCATATTCTACTATCTGAGAAAGAAGGGAAAGTACACTCAAACAAGCAACTTTAAGTATACAACTGTTGATTGTATATTCAAGATAAGAATAGCTGAAATCTTCGACAGGTATGCTGATACAGATAGTAATGCTAATGTAGCCAAAGAAGAGTATGTGGTATGTGAGTACATAAGGGGCTACAGATTGCTAGCTAATATACCTTGGCATATTGTTGACAATGTCTTGATACCAGTCAACTTGAAGGACAAACTACACTGGGTATTAGTTGTTGTCTCATTCAAGGAGAGATGTATCAAAGTGTATGACTCGTACAGATATGCAGGTCATGATGTCTATGTAGCTTCTGAGATAGATAATCTAGCTAAGCTTGTACCTCTACATCTATCAATCAGTGGCTTTTACAGAGATAGTCAAGGCATAGATTGGTCTACTTACTCAGCATACACTGACAAGTCACATACTGATCCCTTTGAAGTTTTTTTCATATCAGATCTACCTCAACAGAAAGCTGGGAGCAT GGATTGTGGGGTGTATGTTGCGGCATACGCAGAGTTTCTGAGCACTCTTGGTGAGATTCCACAAACAACATTTGATTCCAATCAACTCCGTCAAAGATATGGTGCTCTCATATGGGACTATGCTATGCGGAAGATAGACGCTGATGCCATAAGAGATAATGAAGCGCCCTCAAAGATTGCTAGGCAAATCACGAAGTCAGATTCAAAGTTGCAGATAGTGTTAGAGTAG
- the LOC104226019 gene encoding uncharacterized protein: MTKAYTQAEFDSLMEKVDIRVKEYLELVGYEKWARLYAHVNRGWTMTSNIIESINVALVSARELSIYDFLEEVRKMFGRWNCSNRKEATQTYTTLGKKYQEMLTLNEAMSTCMTVVPSTEYLHTVNDGGRHYTVCLLERKCVCGRFQVDELPCPHAWAVLKSKFLMPEEYCSNYYKPNTVVMIYDVPVYPLPDKNDWNIPAHVAEEVVLPPKWKRPPGRPNKKHDKLLSELMQPKNQHSCSICGQGGHNKRTCRNAPRRI, encoded by the exons ATGACAAAAGCATACACACAAGCTGAATTTGACAGTCTGATGGAGAAGGTAGATATTAGGGTGAAAGAATACTTAGAGTTAGTTGGATACGAAAAGTGGGCTAGGTTGTATGCCCATGTTAACAGGGGATGGACAATGACATCAAATATTATTGAGTCAATCAATGTCGCACTAGTGTCAGCAAGGGAATTGTcaatatatgacttcctcgaagAAGTTAGGAAGATGTTTGGACGTTGGAATTGTAGTAACCGCAAAGAAGCTACACAGACATACACAACGCTTGGAAAAAAATACCAGGAGATGCTGACTTTGAATGAGGCAATGTCTACATGCATGACT GTGGTACCATCAACTGAATACTTACATACGGTTAACGATGGAGGGAGGCATTACACAGTCTGCCTGTTAGAGAGAAAATGTGTTTGTGGAAGGTTCCAAGTTGATGAATTACCATGTCCACATGCTTGGGCTGTATTGAAGAGCAAGTTTCTAATGCCAGAAGAATATTGCTCTAACTATTACAAACCAAATACTGTTGTAATGATATACGATGTACCTGTGTACCCGCTACCAGACAAAAATGACTGGAACATACCAGCACATGTTGCAGAGGAGGTTGTACTACCACCTAAATGGAAAAGACCTCCTGGAAGGCCAAATAAGAAGCACGATAAACTTTTAAGTGAGTTGATGCAGCCGAAAAATCAACATTCATGTAGCATATGTGGGCAGGGAGGACATAACAAGCGAACGTGTAGAAATGCTCCACGTAGAATTTAG